The following are encoded in a window of Pecten maximus chromosome 17, xPecMax1.1, whole genome shotgun sequence genomic DNA:
- the LOC117315951 gene encoding uncharacterized protein LOC117315951 encodes MSFMVNQRSRASRTEPGMWTPFPYCGAKTPSDEGMTDETKILIGVLVGAGAFVVMVLLCIVCIVQGTAKSRRQKRAANKGLYGNKGNPAGEISYVLPPRSGAPQSYRDDSLYRNDTQYRGDNPYRGSETPSRRDEPLTDKYDNRYRPRSTSVDVAYSRPVDPRQQKAQSVTGSLTRGFRGAEMFYIYKGDPERYRKQGRRADERERPVSEINYRTDKAFSDYVGNLRGPPPRGGVSGSERSAPVTRPHRKNSDLVAGEWPSRTEPRDLEEFNTRALFHGRDPFLWRPVDTNWGFHLNRQDI; translated from the exons ATGTCCTTCATGGTCAATCAAAGGTCACGTGCCAGTCGGACGGAACCTGGAATGTGGACACCATTCCCTTACTGCGGAG CCAAGACTCCGTCTGACGAGGGTATGACGGATGAAACTAAGATTCTGATTGGTGTGTTGGTCGGCGCGGGTGCGTTCGTCGTCATGGTGCTTTTATGCATTGTATGCATTGTTCAGGGAACGGCAAAGTCTCGTCGCCAAAAAAG GGCGGCAAACAAAGGTTTATACGGAAACAAAGGTAACCCTGCTGGAGAGATTTCCTACGTTCTCCCTCCGCGTTCTGGTGCCCCTCAGTCGTACAGAGACGATAGCTTGTACAGGAATGATACacaatacaggggagataatccataTAGAGGAAGCGAAACACCTTCCCGACGTGATGAACCTCTCACCGATAAGTACGACAACCGCTACAGGCCTCGAAGTACCAGCGTCGACGTAGCTTACAG tcgtCCTGTAGATCCCCGTCAACAAAAAGCCCAGTCCGTCACGGGATCACTGACGAGGGGCTTTCGCGGGGCCgagatgttttatatatacaaagggGACCCAGAACGGTACCGGAAGCAGGGCCGCCGTGCCGACGAACGTGAGAGACCCGTAAGCGAGATAAACTACCGAACTGATAAAGCCTTCAGTGACTACGTTGGGAACTTGAGGGGTCCGCCACCCCGGGGAGGGGTGTCTGGCTCAGAGAGATCGGCCCCTGTGACTCGACCTCACAGAAAAAACTCTGATCT GGTAGCGGGGGAGTGGCCTTCCCGTACAGAACCAAGAGATCTCGAAGAGTTTAACAC GAGAGCTCTTTTTCACGGTCGTGATCCATTCCTGTGGCGTCCTGT GGATACGAATTGGGGATTCCACCTGAATAGACAAGATATATAG